One Sandaracinaceae bacterium DNA window includes the following coding sequences:
- a CDS encoding response regulator → MLPDVDGPSLLRAWRAEGLRLPVLMLTARGEVGERVTGLRAGADDYLVKPFAFAELVARPRRLQRRRRRQRGAGSGAGWS, encoded by the coding sequence ATGCTGCCGGACGTGGACGGCCCGAGCCTGCTGCGAGCGTGGCGCGCGGAGGGGCTGCGGCTGCCGGTCCTCATGCTGACGGCCCGCGGCGAGGTGGGCGAGCGCGTGACGGGCCTGCGGGCCGGCGCCGACGACTACCTGGTGAAGCCCTTCGCGTTCGCGGAGCTGGTGGCGCGGCCGAGGCGCCTGCAGCGGCGCCGTCGGCGCCAGCGTGGCGCTGGCAGTGGGGCGGGGTGGAGCTGA